GACGGCTGAGAAGCCGTGCTGTGACTGACGCCCCCTGATGGATTCGAACCATCGACCGACTGCTTAGAAGGCAGTAATTGAGCCCAGTCGTAGCAAGGGGTTTCAGGGCTATGACTGGCTTTTTAATGCCTGGGGTCGATTGGGGGCGACCCTGAAATGGACGTTTCTGGATACAGAAGGCAAGCTGTATCCAGTTTTCTTGTGGATCGACCAACTGCTTGTCGAACAGTCGGTCTTTCGCTTGGTGGGCAGGCGATTTCTCCAGACTTCACCGATGCCGAATAAGGACCGCCCACAGGTTGAACGGCACCCACCAAAGAACGGTGTCGGCTGGTTGATAAATGATTGGGAAGGAAGTGTCTGCAGCTTCATCAACGCGAATCCAACAGCTCATGCTCAATTGGTCATGGTGAAAACAAGGAAACATTCACGCAGAGTTCCAGGAACCTCTGCCTTATGCGGGAGTTTCTTTTGTTGTTTTATTTATCGCTTTTGGTGATACCAAAGAACACCGCAATCCACGTGAAAGTATTCAACAGATAAAGCACGTTGCTTGGTGAGGTCAAGAAAAGGAGGAGGGGTTTGCCCGTCCCTCCTCCGCCATCATCACCACTAATAAGTGACTTGAATAATCCATGAATCAGAGCAGACAGCCGTGGGTGGGATTGTCGTATCTAGTTCAGCGCAGAATCTTTTCTTTGATTTGTATTGTTTGACCGGCAAGTCTGCAGCTGGGACCAATTGGGCAAGCTAAAGCGCGAAATGGCTTGTGTTTTCCGTCACGAATGAACTCACCAATTGGTTCGGCGTGGGCGGTGTGGATCTCCATTCAGAATGTACCAGGAAAATGGTTGTCAGCGGATTACTGCTCAGAAGTTCGATTGAGCCTGTAAATACTCAAAGCAAGTACTCCAGAAGAGAAGCTTACGAGAAACAAGACTGTGATGTTTTCTGTCATTGCTTAGCGGTTCGATTAATCTTGTAGATGTTGAGAGCTAAACAAGCAGTTGCAAAGCTGATGAATAGAACGAGCAGATCGGTGGTGTTCATTCTGAAAAGACTGGTGCGAAAACCCTAAGCAACTTGTGTCGTTGAATGAATGCGTAAAACCGAACCTTTCTCGAAAACCTGCAGCGCGTCTCGCCTGTATTCCAAAGCACATATAGCTATCAAATATTTTTCACAAAATTTACTTTTATAAACGATCAAAATTGATTAATTCTTCATCCATTTCAGGCGCCTGATCCATGGTGACCAGCTCTATCAAACCCGCTTCTCGATCAACAACGCGATTCGACAACGCAATGCCGTCATTTGAGCAAGCAGTCAAAAGCGAGATAACGCTTAAACAAATGACCAATTCCGTAGATGATAGCGAAGGCAGCATCGAACGGAAGCAGGTCAATACATGATGTCGCCTGTGTCCATTGCGAAATCAGGCCAGCCAATCTGTTCCTCAGTCCTACAGGCGCTTGCTTACGCACAACGCCATCGAAGCCTGGGAAACGATGCAGAAATCAGGCGGGTGGAAGCGATGCCCGCCTAGTTGGTAATCATTTCTGTCCAGACAGATCCAGCCAATCCACCGCGCCGGCTCCGCCGGTGAGGAGCTGCCGGCATCGTTCACGCGCAGCAGCGTTCTCCTCAATTGAGTGGAACTTTTCGTTTGCTCGAAGCTGGCTCCAGCGGCCACGCTCCAGAATTTCCGCTTCAGCTTGAGCCCTTGCTTTCGGCGGTGGTGGTCGCCGGCGCTTTGGTTTCATCAGTCAGCGCAGCCCTCTCAGCACTGACCGCGACAGCAGCACCGCATCACAAGCAGGAATGCAGACCTCTTGCATTGGATCGGCATCACGCGGAATCTGCTGCAGCGCAGCAGGCCGAACGACAGCTTGCCTTTTGATCAGCCATCAGCTGATCCCCTGCTGCTGATCAGCTAGCCGTGCTGCATCAGCCTTCTGGCGGCGCACATATTCAATGTCCATCCGCCCGGCATGAACACCATTCGGGAACTTGATCTGCAGCTCTTCAGCAACTGCATCCACCAGCGCTGGCAGCTGTGCTCTCCACTGCTCTGCAACCGCTTCAATCGCCATGGTGTTGACCTCTGCTCTGGTGATCGGATCAGTCCAGGCATCGGTTTTGCCCTCCAGCTCCTGAATGGAAACGTCGAGCTTCTGCACCCGTGGTTCCATCGCAGCCACCTGCGACTCCACTGCGTTGCCCCGCTCCTGCATCAACAGCGTGGTGCTCTTCACCGATCCCGACAGCGCATCAATGGCGGTCGCCTGTGCTTCGAGCTGGTCACGGTGATCCGCTGCAGCCTGCTCACGCTCTCGCTGATGCTGTTCAGCCTCCTGCCCGGCCTCTGCCCTGATCGCTGAAAAGTTGGTGACCTGCTGCCCAATCGCCGCCTCCTGCTCAAGTAACGCGGTGGATTTATCGGCCTGCACCTGCAGATCCATCTGATCCATCCGCCGCTGCTGCGCTTCCACCAGCGTCAGCAATGTGGCCACCTGGCCCTCCAGCACCTTCCGTGCCTTGCGCTCTAACTCCAGTGCATCCAAAACACCATTGGCAACGGTGGCAAGAGTGTTTTCATCAGCGGTCTGCTGCTGACGCTCCGCCATCAACTCCTTACATCGCTTCTGATCTGCTGGGGAGAGATCGAAAAATTCCTCGGGGTAGCGCTGACCATCAACACCCTGAATAAACCGAACGCTGGGCTTTGGTGCTGCAGCAGCTGGAGTGCCGAGCTGCAAGTTCAGCAGGTGCCTCCACTTCGCCCAGGGCTCTTCTACGAGCGCGATCAACAGCACCCGCCTGTGCATCCTTCAACGCATCAGCAGCATCACGATCTCTGGCGACCTGCTTCTTAGACCTGGCAACGCTCGCGTTGTAAGCCGCCTGTTCAGCCTTGGTTGCTTCAACCATCAGCTCATCACTCCCTGACGTTGCTGTTGGTTCGCTCGTTCTCTGCGTCCTCTGCAGCAATCAGCCGCTTTGCCTGGCGCTCATCACCACCAGCACGAACCACAGCGTTCTGGAAGCGCTTCTGATTGGCGCCGTCTTCCATTGCCTTCAGCTGTGCCTCGAGGCTCTTCTCTCGCTGCTGCCGAAACTCAGCAACGAACTCAGGATCGTGGTTCCAGAGATCAGCCTGCGCCGCAGCACTCAGCTCCTCTCCGGTGTGCAGCTCCGCCATCGTCGCCACACTCAAACTTCCACCAGCAGCAACGCGCCACCTAGCAGCCTGTGCTGGATCAATCTCTGCGATCGCTGCCTGCAACATCCCCGCAGTAGATCCACTCTTTTCAAATGGATTAGACGAGCTGATCTTGCTTGAATCAATGCCTGCCATCTTGCAAGCTCGATTCAATAATTGAATCTGCTTTGGTGTCATTTTCATGTGGGCTGCAATATCCCAAATCACAACCCCATTCAAAAAATCAGTTTTATTTATCTCTGCTCAACTGCGCTCAATCGTGCCAAGCATTGATGGCTGATTTATGGGATTACTTGGGCTATTGAAGCAATAAGAGGCCCCTGTCAATCAAGAGGTTTTGAGTGTGTAGGTTTTGAAGCCGAGGGGGAAATCAGGCTACTTGCTCCATCACCTTCCGAATGTGATTTCAGTACAGTCACCGCCACCAGCCACACCTTCTAGTTCCTCTTCACTGAGTTCAGTAATCTTATCAGCAGTGAATTCGTGGCCGTGTTCTTTAGCGATGCCCACAACGTCTTCAGGTGATTTTGCCGCTTTTAGCTTGGCTTGAAGACTGGTGTCTGCTTTGACTTTTTCGAGGAAAGCTTTGAGTTGTTCTAGGGACATGGGTAACGTGCTTGTTAAGCAGTCATAGCACTTGTTTGCTGCAGAGGCTTTGGTTAATACTTACTGCGCTTAATCGTGGCAGGTATTGAAGGATTATCTTAGGGCTGTTAGGGGTGATTGAAGGGGTAAAAAGCTTCTAAGGTTGCAGGGACTTTTGTGGGTGTAAGATTCATCAATTTTCTAAGATTCTCATTCGCATCGTACAACCGACACATAGCACTCAGAGATAGGAACACTCAACCGACAGTCGTCACTACCCCCAGCCGCGCCTTCCAGTTCTTTTTCAGAAATCATCATTGATTGAGTGTTCTTTAAGTCGTCATCGGAAATACTAAACCCAGACTCTTTCGCAATTGCAAGAACTGCATCAGGATTCGATGCAGCTTTGAGCTTCTCCTGAAGGCTGGTGTCGCCTTCGACTTTTTCTAGGAACGCTTTGAGCTGTTCTTCTGACATGGGTATCAGGTCTGTTGATTAATTATAGCAACGCTCTGCAGCAAAGTCTTTGGCGAACAATTACTGCGCTCAATCATGCCAGTTGTTTGAGGCTGATTTATATGATTAGTCAGGTTACTGAAGCAGTAGAAAACCCTTAATTTTGCGGGATGTTTGAGTGATCAAGATCACTATTTATATATCACTTGCACTTAGGATCACACGCAAGTGTTGCCCCCACACAAATCGTCAATATTGTCCAAGTATTGTTCACACATCCACCACCCCCAGCCGCGCCTTCAAGCTCTTCTTCTGAAAGTTCGGATTGAGCCTTAGTCAGGTCATCAGCAGAAATAC
Above is a window of Synechococcus sp. BIOS-E4-1 DNA encoding:
- a CDS encoding Nif11-like leader peptide family natural product precursor, which gives rise to MSLEQLKAFLEKVKADTSLQAKLKAAKSPEDVVGIAKEHGHEFTADKITELSEEELEGVAGGGDCTEITFGR
- a CDS encoding Nif11-like leader peptide family natural product precursor translates to MSEEQLKAFLEKVKGDTNLQEKLKAAADSDAVLAIAKEAGFSISADDLTKAQSELSEEELEGAAGGGGCVNNTWTILTICVGATLACDPKCK
- a CDS encoding DUF1651 domain-containing protein; the protein is MRNQASQSVPQSYRRLLTHNAIEAWETMQKSGGWKRCPPSW
- a CDS encoding Nif11-like leader peptide family natural product precursor — translated: MSEEQLKAFLEKVEGDTSLQEKLKAASNPDAVLAIAKESGFSISDDDLKNTQSMMISEKELEGAAGGSDDCRLSVPISECYVSVVRCE